One genomic region from uncultured Subdoligranulum sp. encodes:
- a CDS encoding linear amide C-N hydrolase, translated as MNAVEVKPKRSVKKIVLAVVAVIVVLLVAAAAVIFGIWHNEIGTVASIKMLRERNDDHEDGAVYSMNVQGGFYLDDFVTQGGVSNDTELIQFITDHITHGVVDLNMTAPTIGCSSFTATAENGDALFGRNYDFSKTNTMLVFTDATEGRHATISTTDLQFLGIDVDKDLTGLMNKVICLAAPYTPLDGINDAGVSCGIYMTYQGGDETVATDQDTDKPDFTSTTLLRLILDYADNVEEAVEIASSYDLHDSANTSYHYMVADASGKSAILEWTNDAATDATDNDGSQRTLKVVYNDQDSDIGEREGACNFQAVTNFVLQPGYYEGVAAEEKKGADRYDHLYEVLQATDGVVADEQAAMDILRSVGRRTWDNDDRNNCTVHSVVYNLTKKTALWVSNENYDDPTAVFSFSLAD; from the coding sequence ATGAATGCAGTGGAAGTAAAACCCAAACGGAGTGTGAAAAAGATCGTACTGGCCGTGGTGGCGGTGATCGTGGTGCTGCTGGTGGCCGCGGCGGCGGTGATCTTCGGCATCTGGCACAACGAGATCGGCACCGTGGCCAGCATCAAGATGCTGCGGGAGCGCAACGATGACCACGAGGACGGCGCCGTCTACTCGATGAACGTCCAGGGCGGGTTCTATCTGGACGATTTCGTGACCCAGGGCGGCGTCAGCAATGACACCGAGCTGATCCAGTTCATCACCGACCACATCACCCACGGCGTGGTGGACCTGAACATGACGGCGCCCACCATCGGCTGCTCCTCCTTCACCGCCACGGCGGAGAACGGGGACGCCCTGTTCGGCCGCAACTATGACTTCTCCAAGACCAACACCATGCTGGTCTTCACCGACGCCACCGAGGGCCGTCACGCCACCATCTCCACCACCGACCTGCAGTTCCTGGGCATCGATGTGGACAAGGACCTGACCGGCCTGATGAACAAGGTGATCTGCCTGGCCGCTCCCTATACCCCGCTGGACGGCATCAACGACGCGGGCGTCAGCTGCGGCATCTACATGACCTACCAGGGCGGCGACGAGACGGTAGCCACCGACCAGGATACCGACAAGCCGGACTTCACCTCCACCACGCTGCTGCGCCTCATCCTGGACTACGCCGACAACGTGGAGGAGGCCGTGGAGATCGCCTCCTCCTACGACCTGCATGACTCTGCCAACACCTCCTACCATTACATGGTGGCGGATGCCAGCGGCAAGAGCGCCATCCTGGAGTGGACCAACGATGCCGCCACCGACGCCACCGACAACGACGGCAGCCAGCGCACCCTGAAGGTGGTCTACAACGACCAGGACAGCGATATCGGCGAGCGGGAAGGCGCCTGCAACTTCCAGGCAGTGACCAACTTCGTGCTGCAGCCCGGCTACTATGAGGGCGTGGCCGCCGAGGAGAAGAAGGGCGCCGACCGGTATGACCATCTGTACGAGGTGCTGCAGGCCACTGACGGCGTGGTGGCCGACGAGCAGGCAGCCATGGACATTCTGCGCAGTGTGGGCCGCCGCACCTGGGACAACGACGACCGGAACAACTGCACCGTGCACAGTGTGGTGTACAACCTGACCAAGAAGACGGCGCTGTGGGTCTCCAACGAAAATTACGACGATCCCACGGCGGTATTCAGCTTCTCGCTGGCCGACTGA
- a CDS encoding aconitase X swivel domain-containing protein, protein MKEFHGRVIAPGCVSAPALVSHGGLNTLASFQKALQFGDKKATCGDQNNPDLYGKPMAGKALCLPQTIGSTTGGLVLYCACSMHRQPACLLFSNPIDSLAAAGSVLAAVWLDNVSMPVIDCLGEEFLHYVKDGMTITVQEGGVVRVD, encoded by the coding sequence ATGAAAGAATTTCACGGACGGGTCATTGCCCCCGGCTGCGTCAGCGCCCCGGCGCTGGTCTCCCACGGGGGACTGAACACGCTGGCCTCCTTCCAGAAGGCCCTGCAGTTCGGCGACAAAAAGGCCACCTGCGGTGACCAGAACAACCCCGACCTCTACGGCAAGCCCATGGCGGGCAAGGCTCTCTGCCTGCCCCAGACCATCGGCTCCACCACCGGCGGGCTGGTGCTCTACTGCGCCTGTTCCATGCACCGCCAGCCGGCCTGCCTGCTCTTCTCCAACCCCATCGACTCGCTGGCCGCCGCCGGTTCGGTGCTGGCCGCCGTCTGGCTGGACAATGTGAGCATGCCGGTCATCGACTGCCTGGGGGAGGAATTCCTCCACTATGTCAAGGACGGCATGACCATCACCGTCCAGGAGGGCGGCGTGGTCCGGGTAGACTGA
- a CDS encoding aconitase X, whose translation MQLTEEQQAILDGAKGETMAKVMKTLIMYGEIFGAEKLVPVTSRYNHLVTSFGLKALGPVYDLMNQLIEAGAVSGQKFSADPRPLDPNVPANFLQNLVFKKFMYSRQDFYEGQLRQLGLMSDDAFSCACYLDEQGNRPAKGEVLSWAESSAVVYANSVLGARCNRNSGIMDLMGSVAGYVPYFGLLTDEGRKATWVIRVETTKKPEAQLLGSAIGMKVMEDVPYVMGLDKWLGNELDDAACAYLKDFGAATASNGAVGLYHIDGLTPEAKEQGTALIAPDAKEYVIDDAELQRVQDNYPLVWKNPDARPKLCFVGCPHLSLQQLKDWTDRLETALKENGRTKVCVPTVFTTAPGVRKAFDATPYAARLAATGVILSCICPLMYMNNPLCASMPVITCSNKLRTYTTARYYTEDEILAQITKGGARA comes from the coding sequence ATGCAACTTACCGAAGAACAACAGGCCATCCTCGACGGCGCCAAGGGCGAGACGATGGCCAAGGTCATGAAGACCCTCATCATGTACGGCGAAATCTTCGGCGCCGAAAAACTGGTGCCGGTGACATCCCGATACAACCATCTGGTCACCTCCTTCGGCCTGAAGGCGCTGGGCCCGGTGTACGACCTGATGAACCAGCTCATTGAAGCGGGGGCTGTGTCAGGCCAGAAGTTCTCGGCGGACCCGCGGCCGCTGGATCCCAACGTGCCGGCCAATTTCCTGCAGAATCTGGTCTTCAAGAAATTCATGTACAGCCGCCAGGACTTCTACGAAGGCCAGCTGCGCCAGCTGGGCCTGATGAGCGACGACGCCTTCAGCTGCGCCTGCTACCTGGACGAACAGGGCAACCGCCCCGCCAAGGGCGAGGTGCTCAGCTGGGCGGAATCCTCGGCGGTGGTCTACGCCAACTCGGTGCTGGGCGCCCGGTGCAACCGCAACTCCGGCATCATGGACCTGATGGGCTCGGTGGCCGGCTATGTGCCCTACTTCGGCCTGCTCACCGACGAGGGCCGCAAGGCCACCTGGGTCATCCGGGTGGAGACCACCAAAAAGCCGGAAGCCCAGCTGCTGGGCTCAGCCATCGGCATGAAGGTCATGGAGGATGTGCCCTACGTCATGGGGCTGGACAAGTGGCTGGGCAATGAGCTGGATGACGCCGCCTGCGCCTACCTCAAGGACTTCGGCGCGGCCACCGCCTCCAACGGCGCGGTGGGGCTCTACCACATCGACGGCCTGACCCCCGAGGCCAAGGAGCAGGGCACCGCCCTCATCGCCCCCGACGCCAAAGAGTATGTTATCGACGACGCCGAGCTCCAGCGGGTCCAGGACAACTATCCGCTCGTCTGGAAAAATCCCGACGCCAGACCCAAGCTCTGCTTTGTGGGCTGCCCCCACCTGAGCCTGCAGCAGCTCAAGGACTGGACCGACCGTCTGGAAACGGCGCTGAAGGAAAACGGCCGCACCAAAGTCTGCGTGCCCACCGTCTTCACCACCGCCCCCGGTGTCAGGAAGGCCTTCGATGCCACGCCCTACGCCGCCCGGCTGGCGGCCACCGGCGTCATCCTCTCCTGCATCTGCCCGCTGATGTACATGAACAATCCCCTCTGCGCGTCCATGCCGGTGATCACCTGTTCCAACAAGCTGCGCACCTACACCACGGCACGCTACTACACTGAGGATGAGATCCTCGCCCAGATCACGAAAGGAGGTGCCCGGGCATGA
- a CDS encoding FAD-dependent oxidoreductase has product MNQAYQSLFTPWKIGKVEIKNRIVLCPMGGTSLFGWMEPNHFDTEAARFFLERARNNVGLIIPGIAPIRDTIGGRWLYQNKKMFRQLKPYMEQIHATGAKLFVQMTAGMGRSWGISDQVLPLHKNPILRTLAKPILDTDYQLASPSPLPARWAEGVTCPQMTVPQIEEIIDAFARTALLCKEAGVDGVEVHAVHEGYLLDQFAMKYTNHRTDAYGGSFENRYRFAVEIVKAIKAVCGQDYPVSIRYSVISKVKDFCYGALPGETDYTEIGRDMEESEKAARYLQDAGYDMLDADNGTYDSWYWSHPPMYMPQNCNLDDVAHIKGCVGIPVVCAGRMEPDVAAEAIAAGRIDAMGVARQFLADGEWVTKLLEDRTEDIRPCICCHNGCFNLSHYKGHANAQSFPDTRGMARCALNPPTMQSHKYRITPAEHKKNIAVIGGGIGGMESALVCAQRGHTVTIYEKSGALGGVFVAAAAPSFKEKDRGLLTWYARELTKYPNITVKLNTEVTDPATLGADEVIVATGASAVHLRVPGAEKGIQAVDYLLGKAPVGDKVVIVGGGLTGCEIAYDLYLQGKQPAIVEMQNDLIASPAVSLANASYLRDFFKTNKVPVYLETSLKEIKDGSVTVAAKDGTTKELPADSVILSVGYRPAPLAPKGRHIHLVGDANKVGNLRTVIWRAWDVCMKL; this is encoded by the coding sequence ATGAATCAGGCCTATCAGTCGCTGTTCACCCCCTGGAAGATCGGCAAGGTGGAGATCAAGAACCGCATCGTGCTCTGCCCCATGGGCGGCACCTCCCTCTTCGGGTGGATGGAACCCAACCACTTTGACACCGAGGCCGCCCGGTTTTTCCTGGAGCGGGCCCGCAACAACGTGGGCCTCATCATCCCGGGCATTGCCCCCATCCGGGACACCATCGGCGGGCGGTGGCTTTACCAGAACAAGAAGATGTTCCGCCAGCTCAAGCCCTACATGGAGCAGATCCACGCCACCGGCGCCAAGCTCTTCGTCCAGATGACGGCGGGCATGGGCCGGTCCTGGGGCATCTCCGACCAGGTGCTTCCGCTGCACAAGAATCCCATCCTGCGCACGCTGGCCAAGCCCATCCTGGACACCGACTACCAGCTGGCCAGCCCCAGTCCGCTGCCCGCCCGCTGGGCGGAGGGGGTCACCTGCCCCCAGATGACGGTGCCCCAGATCGAGGAGATCATCGACGCCTTCGCCAGGACCGCCCTGCTCTGCAAGGAGGCCGGGGTGGACGGCGTGGAGGTCCACGCGGTGCACGAGGGCTACCTGCTGGACCAGTTCGCCATGAAGTACACCAACCACCGCACCGACGCCTATGGCGGCAGCTTTGAGAACCGCTACCGCTTCGCCGTGGAGATCGTCAAGGCCATCAAGGCGGTCTGCGGCCAGGATTATCCCGTCTCCATCCGGTACAGCGTCATCTCCAAGGTGAAGGATTTCTGCTACGGCGCCCTGCCCGGCGAGACCGACTACACCGAGATCGGCCGGGACATGGAGGAGAGCGAGAAGGCCGCCAGATACCTCCAGGACGCCGGCTACGACATGCTGGACGCCGACAACGGCACCTACGATTCCTGGTACTGGTCCCATCCGCCCATGTACATGCCCCAGAACTGCAACCTGGACGATGTGGCCCACATCAAGGGCTGCGTGGGCATCCCGGTGGTCTGCGCCGGCCGTATGGAGCCCGACGTGGCCGCCGAGGCCATCGCGGCGGGCCGCATCGACGCCATGGGCGTGGCCCGGCAGTTTTTGGCGGACGGCGAGTGGGTCACCAAGCTGCTGGAGGACCGCACCGAAGACATCCGTCCCTGCATCTGCTGCCACAACGGCTGCTTCAACCTGTCCCACTACAAGGGCCATGCCAACGCCCAGTCCTTCCCGGACACCCGGGGCATGGCGCGGTGCGCCCTGAATCCCCCCACCATGCAGTCCCATAAGTACAGGATCACCCCGGCGGAACACAAGAAAAACATCGCCGTCATCGGCGGCGGCATCGGCGGCATGGAGTCCGCCCTGGTCTGCGCCCAGCGGGGCCACACCGTGACGATCTACGAGAAGAGCGGCGCCCTGGGCGGCGTCTTCGTGGCGGCAGCCGCGCCCTCCTTTAAAGAAAAGGACCGGGGCCTGCTGACCTGGTACGCCCGGGAACTGACCAAGTACCCCAACATCACGGTGAAGCTCAACACCGAGGTCACCGACCCCGCCACCCTGGGGGCCGATGAAGTCATCGTCGCCACCGGCGCCTCGGCGGTCCATCTGCGGGTGCCCGGGGCCGAAAAGGGCATCCAGGCGGTGGATTACCTGCTGGGCAAGGCCCCGGTGGGGGACAAGGTGGTCATTGTGGGCGGCGGCCTCACCGGCTGCGAGATCGCCTACGATCTCTATCTCCAGGGCAAGCAGCCCGCCATCGTGGAGATGCAGAACGACCTCATCGCGTCGCCCGCCGTCAGCCTGGCCAACGCGAGCTATCTGCGGGACTTCTTCAAGACCAACAAAGTGCCGGTCTATCTGGAAACGTCCCTCAAGGAGATCAAGGACGGCAGCGTCACCGTCGCCGCCAAGGACGGCACCACGAAGGAACTGCCGGCGGATTCGGTGATCCTGTCGGTGGGCTACCGCCCGGCACCGCTGGCCCCCAAGGGCCGCCACATCCACCTGGTGGGCGATGCCAACAAGGTGGGCAACCTGCGCACCGTCATCTGGCGGGCGTGGGATGTCTGCATGAAGCTGTAA
- a CDS encoding MarR family transcriptional regulator → MIDRFERFTVALAESSRCWHKLAGEEMKAYGLKGAHATYLTMLSRHPEGVTVQELCEMILKDKSDASRMLAILEEKGLVSKQGGYGGKVVLTEAGRAAAYQVRRRACRAVAEAGRDLTEEERDVFYRALESITDNLRRLSREGIPQ, encoded by the coding sequence ATGATCGACCGGTTTGAGCGGTTCACGGTGGCGCTGGCCGAGAGCTCCCGCTGCTGGCACAAGCTGGCGGGGGAGGAAATGAAGGCCTACGGCCTGAAAGGCGCCCACGCCACCTACCTGACCATGCTGTCCCGCCATCCCGAGGGGGTGACGGTGCAGGAGCTGTGCGAGATGATCCTGAAGGACAAATCCGACGCTTCCCGGATGCTGGCCATCCTGGAGGAAAAGGGCCTGGTCAGCAAGCAGGGCGGCTACGGCGGCAAGGTGGTGCTCACCGAGGCGGGCCGTGCGGCGGCGTACCAGGTGCGGCGGCGGGCCTGCCGCGCCGTGGCGGAAGCGGGCCGCGACCTGACCGAGGAGGAACGGGATGTCTTTTACCGGGCGCTGGAATCCATCACGGACAATCTCCGGCGTCTGAGTCGAGAGGGAATTCCCCAGTAA
- a CDS encoding MATE family efflux transporter — MKQSQSKEYLFERMPVPGAVLQLSTPIVISSLVTILYNLADTFFVGMLSAPVQNAAVTLVYPVTLAFNAVNNLFGVGVSSAMSRNLGRKAYDDVRTCSAFGFYGALCSGVLFSALCLLFRDPLLVLLGTDASWPPASVTEVTWQTLTPAVSDGSMVTVYSPLPVASTG; from the coding sequence ATGAAACAGAGCCAGAGCAAGGAATACCTGTTTGAGCGCATGCCGGTGCCCGGCGCCGTGCTGCAGCTGTCCACCCCCATCGTCATCAGTTCGCTGGTGACCATCCTGTACAACCTGGCCGACACCTTCTTTGTCGGCATGCTCAGCGCCCCGGTGCAGAACGCCGCCGTCACGCTGGTCTACCCGGTGACGCTGGCCTTCAACGCCGTGAACAACCTGTTCGGGGTGGGGGTGTCCAGCGCCATGAGCCGCAACCTGGGCCGCAAAGCCTACGACGATGTGCGCACCTGTTCGGCCTTCGGCTTCTACGGGGCGCTGTGCAGCGGCGTGCTGTTCTCCGCCTTGTGTCTTCTTTTCCGGGACCCGCTGCTGGTGCTGCTGGGCACCGACGCCTCCTGGCCGCCCGCCAGCGTCACCGAGGTGACATGGCAGACCTTGACCCCCGCCGTGTCCGACGGGTCCATGGTAACAGTATACAGCCCTCTGCCGGTGGCTTCCACCGGGTAG